TGCACCATATTCACAAGGAAGACGAAGCTGGAAGTCGGATGTAGCACAAGAAGTTCTGCTTGATCAGTGGTTTATTGAAGGTTTTTTTCATATTTTTGTTTTTTTAATGCGTACTGTGATTTCTTTCATTCGACATCTTGTAAATTAAACAATTATTAAATGGCTGAATGTATCGCGAGTACTTGTTTTTGTTTTTTAGTCAATTGCTCTGTCACCAATTGATACGAGGTCTCGACTAAATCTTCAATCAACTGTGCATCAATTTTTTCACCGGCATAGATTGAAATCCAGTGTTGTTTATTCATGTGATAGCCTGTATGAATAGAGGGATATAAATCCCGTAAAATTTCAGATTGTTCAGGCGTACATTTGAGATTAATAATTTTCTGAGTTGCATGTTTAAAACTCATCATAAAAATTTTATTCATGACTTTAAAAACACGAACATCTTCACCAAAAGGATAGCTGAGTTCAGCCAAGGGAAGCTGTGCTGCGATCTGTATCGCCAATGTCTGAATCTCATCTTCATGCATGTTTTTATTTCCTATATCAAGCACAGATTATTTATGGATAAATCGTGATTATGGTTCCATCATCCACCAATTTCCAGATTTCATCCATGTCGACATTGCGAACAGCAACACAGCCCCATGTCCAATCTTTTTGTGGCAAATAGGTCATGAGTTTGGGGAGTTTATTGACTTGTGTAGTGGTTGCAGAACCATGAATCATAATATCACCACCCGCAGAAACACCAAGTTTTTTGGCTTTGGCTTGGTCTTGTGCATTGGGATACGATACATGTAACGACTTATAAAATGCACTTTTCGGATTACGCCAATCTAAAATATATTGTCCTTCAGGGGTTTTACCATCGCCTTCTTGAACTTTATGTCCAATGGGATTAAAGCCCAAACGCATGGGATAGCTTTGAATGATTTGATCACGATGCATGAGTTTAATTAGGCGTTTAGCTTTATACACTTTAACTTCGGTTATGGGGGTATTTTGGCGAATCTGTTGAATTTGTGCGGTAGAAAAATTTTCAACCTGTATCTCTTGTGATGCGGTCGGTAAATATTGATTATATTTTTGATAAGCAAAAGCCCCTGCAATTGCAAGAATAATCAAGGTGATCAAGAAAATAATGTTTTTATTCATTGTTAAAATAACTTGTTTATTTAACCAATATTTTATAAAAAATGAGTTACTTATATCGTGGTGATATTGTTTAAATTTTCTCTTGAATGACAATGGGTAGGACAAGCTACCCATTGGTAATTTAACATTGATTTATGAGGAACAACTCACCATGACTTCAGGCACATCACTAGGTAAAGGTGCTAAGTCTTCAGCTTTTTCCAGATTACTTTGTTTGCTGAATGGTTGACTGAGTAATTTAAACAGACGATTTACTTCTGAAAAATCATTACGTTCCGCCAATTCGATCGCTTTTTGTGCCATGTGATTTCGTAAAATATACACAGGATTGGCTTTAATCATTTCTGCATCGAGTTGCTCCGTGTCTTGGTTTGTTCGAATACTTTCATATTGTGCTAAGAAACTTTCAAACTGACGACGGTCTAAGCAGTCATCTTTAATGGCTTCATAGTGTTTGTTCTGTAACCGAATAAAACTGTCGGTATAGTCGAGTTGCTCTGTTTGTAGAATTCTTAAAAATGCCATGGCACAGTCAAAACTGTCTTTATGGAAGCTTGGTAGCCCCATTTTCTGACATAAACCATGGGTATAATGTTCTAAGAATGTTGGCTCAAAATGTTCCAAACAAGCGGCAAGGTCTTGTTTAAATTGCTCTTTGTTTTCAGGTGTTGCCAAAGGAATTAAATTGTTGAGCCAATTCCATAAATTCCAATGCGCAATACTCGGTTGGTTTTGGTAGGTATAACGACCATTGTAATCACTGTGATTGTTGATCCAATTCGGGCGGAAACGCTCCATAAAACCATAAGGTCCAAAGTCTAAAGTTGAACCTGTAATGTTTAAATTATCGGTATTCATCACACCGTGGGCAAAACCCACCAATTGCCATTTTGCAATCATGACGGCTGTATTTTGAATGACTTTGGTGGCAAAGGCCAGAATCGGTTGTTCAGCATCAAGACATTCAGGATAATGCCATTCGATGCATTTTTCGGTAAATTCTTTGAGTAATTCAGGTTGATATTGATTGATCCATTCAAAATGTCCCAAACGAATATGACAGTCAGATGTACGAAGCATCATTGCGCCAAGCTCTAACTTTTCACGTTGTACGCTTTGTTCAGAAGTTGTGAAACCGACGGAATTACTTGAGGGTATGCCTAGAGAATTCAGCGCATGACCTGCTAAATATTCACGAATTACTGAACGCAGTACTGCACGACCATCACCCATGCGAGAGTAGGGCGTTGAGCCTGCACCTTTTAAATGCAAGTCGATGGTTTGACCTTCTTTATTTAAAACTTGGGCAATCAATAAACCTCGTCCATCACCGAGTTGTCCTGCCCATTGTCCAAATTGATGTCCTGCATAGAC
The DNA window shown above is from Acinetobacter piscicola and carries:
- a CDS encoding MmcQ/YjbR family DNA-binding protein; amino-acid sequence: MHEDEIQTLAIQIAAQLPLAELSYPFGEDVRVFKVMNKIFMMSFKHATQKIINLKCTPEQSEILRDLYPSIHTGYHMNKQHWISIYAGEKIDAQLIEDLVETSYQLVTEQLTKKQKQVLAIHSAI
- a CDS encoding L,D-transpeptidase family protein → MNKNIIFLITLIILAIAGAFAYQKYNQYLPTASQEIQVENFSTAQIQQIRQNTPITEVKVYKAKRLIKLMHRDQIIQSYPMRLGFNPIGHKVQEGDGKTPEGQYILDWRNPKSAFYKSLHVSYPNAQDQAKAKKLGVSAGGDIMIHGSATTTQVNKLPKLMTYLPQKDWTWGCVAVRNVDMDEIWKLVDDGTIITIYP
- a CDS encoding protein adenylyltransferase SelO — protein: MKFNPRYPSLNPKLYHEQMPSPLKGAKAGHFNEALADDLQWSADEKAQWVEICSGQKTFPEFHPLAMVYAGHQFGQWAGQLGDGRGLLIAQVLNKEGQTIDLHLKGAGSTPYSRMGDGRAVLRSVIREYLAGHALNSLGIPSSNSVGFTTSEQSVQREKLELGAMMLRTSDCHIRLGHFEWINQYQPELLKEFTEKCIEWHYPECLDAEQPILAFATKVIQNTAVMIAKWQLVGFAHGVMNTDNLNITGSTLDFGPYGFMERFRPNWINNHSDYNGRYTYQNQPSIAHWNLWNWLNNLIPLATPENKEQFKQDLAACLEHFEPTFLEHYTHGLCQKMGLPSFHKDSFDCAMAFLRILQTEQLDYTDSFIRLQNKHYEAIKDDCLDRRQFESFLAQYESIRTNQDTEQLDAEMIKANPVYILRNHMAQKAIELAERNDFSEVNRLFKLLSQPFSKQSNLEKAEDLAPLPSDVPEVMVSCSS